Proteins co-encoded in one Flavivirga eckloniae genomic window:
- a CDS encoding zinc-dependent metalloprotease — protein MMTLKNLRATKLICFVLTLMLFTVSENAVAQKRKKGKEKNQIEVAAKPDKKKPKKKTITELVKSSKKIDGLFTIYQDTITGTIQMLISEDQINKEYIYFSQIANGVMEAGRAIKGIYRGSKVFKIEKYFNKIEFITQNTSFYFDPESPLSKSKDANISNGNMASIKIESHDEKKGLYLIKADNLFLAETLSQIKRPKLPGTPPNTFKLGSLSKTKTKISAIRNYDSNTDLEVEYVYSSPSVLNNGSNALADGRNVSVKVYHSLIAMPENDYEIRLDDPRVGYFTNQVDDQTSTDATPYRDLVHRWNLKKKDPNASISEPVEPITWWIENTTPLEWRETIKNGVLKWNVAFEKAGFKNAMVVKIQPDDAKWDAGDIRYNVLRWTSSPKPPFGGYGPSFVNPRTGQILGADIMLEYVHFTNRVMYDKLFHLASANETYENSSLEEDHNMYCSLGHVMHENTLFGNAVLKATNATDLEMKRMKKEAMLALIMHEVGHTLGLNHNMKASQLFSPEQLADPNFIKGKCLTGSVMDYAAINVTRDRSKQGQYYDTAVGPYDIWAIQFGYTPFKTEAEKTTLLNKSTQPELIFGNDADDMRSPGKAIDPRVMVGDMSNDQIRYSIDRFETVNAMMLGIKDKFTKSGQSYQELRQAYLILSSQKANAANVISRFIGGVYVDRAMAGQEGEKQPYTPVSLNDQKRAMVALSKYVFAPDAFKAPNDLYNYLAMQRRGYNFRTPEDPKIHKQVLGYQKNVLSHILHPNTLQRITDSELYGNTYKLSTFMNDLNGAIFKADIYSNINSFRQNLQLEYTDMLINMLTGKQSGKYTNNAKSMALYNLKNIRNLASNTGNISSRAHKQHLRTLIDNALKEIK, from the coding sequence ATGATGACATTAAAAAATTTAAGAGCCACAAAACTCATTTGTTTTGTGCTAACATTAATGCTTTTTACCGTATCGGAAAATGCAGTGGCTCAAAAAAGAAAAAAAGGAAAAGAAAAAAATCAAATAGAAGTTGCTGCCAAACCTGACAAGAAAAAACCAAAGAAAAAAACGATTACCGAACTGGTTAAATCCAGTAAAAAAATAGATGGTCTCTTCACCATTTATCAAGACACTATAACGGGGACAATACAAATGCTTATTTCTGAAGATCAGATAAACAAAGAATATATCTATTTCAGTCAAATCGCCAATGGCGTTATGGAGGCTGGAAGAGCCATAAAAGGTATTTATAGAGGCTCCAAAGTATTTAAAATTGAAAAGTATTTTAACAAAATCGAGTTTATTACCCAAAACACCTCATTTTACTTTGATCCGGAAAGTCCACTTTCTAAATCTAAAGATGCCAACATTAGTAATGGTAATATGGCTAGTATAAAAATTGAAAGCCACGATGAAAAAAAAGGGCTTTATCTTATAAAAGCCGACAACCTTTTTTTAGCAGAAACACTATCTCAAATTAAACGACCTAAATTGCCGGGTACGCCTCCAAATACTTTTAAATTAGGTTCTTTAAGCAAAACAAAAACTAAAATAAGTGCTATTAGAAACTACGATAGCAATACCGATTTGGAAGTAGAATATGTTTACTCCTCTCCTTCTGTTTTAAATAATGGTTCTAATGCCTTGGCAGATGGCAGAAACGTAAGTGTTAAAGTGTATCACAGTTTAATAGCTATGCCAGAAAACGATTATGAAATTAGGTTAGATGACCCTCGGGTTGGTTATTTTACAAATCAAGTTGATGACCAAACTTCTACCGATGCTACGCCATACCGCGATCTAGTACACCGTTGGAACTTAAAAAAGAAGGATCCTAATGCCTCCATTTCTGAACCTGTAGAACCAATTACGTGGTGGATAGAAAATACAACTCCTTTAGAATGGAGAGAAACTATAAAAAATGGTGTTTTAAAATGGAACGTAGCTTTCGAAAAAGCTGGATTTAAAAATGCTATGGTTGTAAAAATTCAACCAGACGATGCCAAATGGGATGCTGGCGACATAAGATATAATGTATTACGCTGGACTTCATCGCCTAAACCACCTTTTGGCGGATATGGACCCAGTTTTGTAAACCCAAGAACAGGACAAATCCTAGGGGCTGATATTATGTTGGAATATGTGCATTTTACCAACAGGGTGATGTACGATAAGTTATTTCATCTAGCATCAGCTAACGAAACTTATGAAAATTCAAGTCTTGAAGAAGATCATAACATGTATTGCTCTTTAGGTCATGTTATGCATGAAAATACACTTTTCGGAAATGCGGTTTTAAAAGCTACCAATGCTACAGATCTGGAGATGAAACGTATGAAAAAAGAAGCTATGTTAGCATTAATTATGCACGAAGTCGGGCATACATTAGGACTAAACCATAATATGAAAGCCAGTCAACTATTCTCACCAGAGCAATTAGCAGATCCCAATTTTATTAAGGGCAAATGTTTAACCGGTTCTGTAATGGACTATGCTGCTATAAATGTAACTAGAGACAGATCTAAACAAGGGCAGTATTACGATACAGCTGTTGGTCCTTATGATATTTGGGCGATTCAATTTGGATATACTCCTTTTAAAACTGAAGCAGAAAAAACGACATTATTAAATAAATCAACCCAACCAGAACTTATTTTTGGTAATGATGCCGACGATATGCGATCGCCCGGAAAAGCTATTGATCCAAGGGTTATGGTTGGAGATATGTCTAACGACCAAATTAGATATTCCATCGATCGATTTGAAACCGTTAACGCGATGATGCTTGGTATAAAAGATAAGTTTACCAAATCCGGTCAGTCTTATCAAGAATTAAGGCAAGCCTATCTCATTCTAAGTAGTCAAAAGGCTAATGCAGCCAATGTAATCTCAAGATTTATTGGTGGTGTTTATGTAGATAGAGCCATGGCGGGACAAGAAGGTGAAAAACAACCGTACACACCAGTAAGTCTAAACGATCAAAAAAGAGCTATGGTTGCTTTAAGTAAATATGTGTTCGCACCCGATGCTTTTAAAGCTCCTAATGATTTATACAACTATTTGGCCATGCAAAGGAGAGGTTATAATTTTAGAACTCCAGAAGATCCTAAAATTCACAAACAAGTACTGGGATATCAAAAAAATGTACTAAGCCACATATTACACCCCAATACGTTGCAAAGAATAACAGATTCTGAATTATATGGAAACACATATAAATTATCAACCTTTATGAATGATCTAAATGGCGCTAT
- a CDS encoding SDR family oxidoreductase, with product MKVLLTGATGYIGKRLLPVLLEMGCYVVCGVRDKNKFYLENAFQGKLEVIEIDLTKRESLDNIPRDIDFAYYLVHSMSASKNYSVLEKESAINFREALGKTNANQVIYLSGIVNSQTLSKHLNSRKNVEIELGKGKYALTCVRAGIIIGSGSASFEIIRDLVEKLPIMIAPKWLKTKCQPIGISDVIKILTGVIDNEKVFDKSYDIASGDVLTYKDMLLDFASVRGLKRYIWTVPVMTPRLSSYWLYFVTSTSYKLAVSLVDSMKVEVIANNDDINKILNIQPLAYTDCIRQAFKKIEQNEIVSSWKDSTISGRIDFKISDYIKVPVFGCFKDVRKRQVLDTISCIDKIWQIGGKTGWYYANWLWELRGFIDKLFGGVGLRRGRTNINHIHAGDTLDFWRVLYANKTEKRLLLFAEMKLPGEAWLDFQILDNELIQTATFRPKGLLGRLYWYAVFPLHGLIFNGLIRQLTKYDKV from the coding sequence ATGAAAGTTCTCCTTACTGGAGCTACAGGATATATAGGAAAAAGACTGTTACCGGTTTTATTGGAGATGGGGTGTTATGTTGTTTGTGGTGTGCGAGATAAAAACAAGTTTTACCTGGAAAATGCCTTTCAAGGTAAACTTGAAGTTATTGAAATAGACTTAACCAAACGAGAATCTCTTGATAACATTCCGAGAGATATAGATTTTGCCTATTATTTAGTCCATTCTATGTCGGCCTCGAAAAACTACAGTGTGTTAGAAAAGGAATCCGCAATTAATTTTAGGGAAGCTCTGGGGAAAACGAATGCCAATCAAGTTATCTATTTGAGTGGCATTGTAAACTCACAAACATTATCGAAGCATCTTAATTCCAGAAAAAATGTTGAAATAGAACTAGGTAAGGGAAAATATGCTCTAACCTGCGTTCGGGCTGGTATTATTATTGGTTCGGGGAGTGCTTCTTTCGAAATTATACGCGATTTGGTAGAGAAATTACCCATTATGATCGCTCCAAAATGGTTAAAGACCAAGTGCCAACCCATTGGAATCTCAGATGTTATTAAAATCTTAACGGGTGTAATTGATAACGAAAAAGTGTTTGATAAAAGCTATGATATTGCCAGTGGAGATGTTCTTACGTATAAAGATATGTTATTAGATTTTGCCTCGGTTCGGGGATTAAAACGATATATCTGGACAGTACCGGTAATGACCCCAAGACTATCATCGTATTGGTTATATTTTGTAACATCTACATCTTATAAACTTGCAGTTTCGTTAGTCGACAGCATGAAGGTTGAAGTTATAGCTAACAATGATGATATCAATAAGATCTTAAATATTCAACCATTGGCCTATACGGATTGCATTAGGCAGGCCTTTAAGAAAATAGAGCAAAATGAGATTGTTTCTAGCTGGAAAGATTCAACCATAAGTGGTAGGATAGATTTTAAAATATCCGATTACATCAAGGTTCCAGTATTTGGATGCTTTAAAGATGTTCGTAAAAGGCAAGTTTTAGATACGATATCTTGTATTGATAAAATATGGCAGATTGGAGGAAAAACAGGTTGGTATTATGCCAATTGGCTTTGGGAACTTAGAGGGTTTATCGATAAGCTTTTTGGTGGTGTTGGCTTGAGAAGAGGGAGAACGAACATAAACCATATTCATGCTGGTGATACACTAGATTTCTGGCGGGTTTTATATGCCAATAAAACCGAAAAACGTTTATTGCTATTTGCCGAAATGAAATTGCCGGGAGAAGCTTGGCTTGATTTTCAAATACTGGATAATGAGCTTATTCAAACCGCTACGTTTAGACCCAAAGGGTTATTAGGAAGATTATATTGGTATGCGGTATTTCCTTTGCATGGATTGATCTTTAATGGATTGATACGGCAATTGACCAAGTATGATAAAGTGTAA
- a CDS encoding NYN domain-containing protein: protein MIKDTKIAILIDGDNIPSKYISEMMEEIAKYGTPTIKRIYGDWTKPHLSKWKTVLLENAVTPVQQYGYTTGKNATDSAMIIDAMDILYSEKVNGFCLVSSDSDFTRLATRLREAGMQVYGMGEKKTPNPFIVACDKFIYLEILKKDTEKGDKEGKSKKANLYNITPKVIRLLKNSVSDAAGDDGWAFLGDVGSLILKKQPNFDSRNFGFDKLMPLFKSLDHFEMEQRDQSSGRFKLIYVRNK, encoded by the coding sequence ATGATAAAAGACACTAAGATTGCCATATTAATTGATGGGGACAATATACCTTCGAAGTACATTTCTGAAATGATGGAAGAAATAGCTAAATATGGTACACCAACCATAAAACGTATTTACGGAGATTGGACGAAACCACACTTATCTAAATGGAAAACTGTGTTGCTGGAAAATGCTGTAACGCCAGTTCAGCAATATGGTTATACTACAGGAAAGAATGCCACGGATTCTGCAATGATTATTGATGCCATGGATATTTTATATTCTGAAAAGGTTAATGGCTTTTGTTTGGTGTCTTCTGATAGCGATTTTACCAGATTGGCTACTCGGTTAAGGGAAGCTGGCATGCAAGTTTACGGTATGGGAGAGAAGAAAACCCCTAACCCGTTTATTGTGGCTTGCGATAAGTTTATTTATCTGGAAATTCTTAAAAAGGATACTGAAAAAGGGGATAAGGAAGGAAAATCTAAAAAGGCGAATTTATATAATATTACTCCTAAAGTAATTAGGCTTCTTAAAAACTCGGTATCGGATGCTGCTGGGGATGATGGCTGGGCTTTTCTTGGAGATGTTGGTTCTTTAATTTTAAAGAAACAACCTAATTTTGATTCGAGAAACTTTGGTTTTGATAAGTTAATGCCTCTTTTTAAATCATTAGATCATTTTGAAATGGAACAGCGTGATCAAAGCAGCGGACGGTTTAAATTAATTTATGTCCGGAATAAGTGA